From a single Nitrogeniibacter mangrovi genomic region:
- the btuB gene encoding TonB-dependent vitamin B12 receptor — MSIRSIVAAMATSLVLPSMSAVADSQGEAIVVTATRTARTVDETLAPVTIITRQDIERLQPQSVVDLFRGLPGVSFANNGGRGKQTSLFLRGTESDHVLVLIDGVKVGSATAGQAAFQDLPVDLIDRIEIVRGPRSSLYGSEAIGGVIQIFTRRGGQGFTPSFSIGAGTDHHYKGTASVSQRNDHGWISLSLSRELTDGFNSCRVEAAGVGGCYTAEPDRDGYDNNSGSLNAGYRFGGGTEVAFNWMKTDAESKFDGSYQNSAKSSQEVAGLKLSVKPFAPWTSSVSVGVSKDHANNYLNGVYASTFDTQRTTGTWQNDLMLGKAVTLTVGVDAQRDEIDSSTAYAERARDNTGVFALLQADVGVHELQLSVRRDDNEQFGRHTTGSVAWGMGLTPAIRLVASYATAFKAPTFNELYFPFYGKADLRPETSDTVELGLRGEHGWGRWTVNVFESDVEDLIAYDASIFLANNVDSARIQGAEATLATTLAGIDVRGSLTLLDTSNESDNAYQGNWLARRPAQSARLDLDRAIGPVRVGATVVAEGKRYDDLANEHRLGGYATLDLRAEYAFAPHWRVQATLGNVFDKAYETARFYRQQGRNVFLTLRYAPGR, encoded by the coding sequence ATCGTCGTCACCGCCACCCGCACCGCCCGTACCGTCGACGAGACGCTCGCGCCGGTCACCATCATCACCCGCCAGGACATCGAGCGCCTGCAGCCGCAGTCGGTGGTGGACCTGTTTCGCGGCCTGCCCGGCGTGAGCTTCGCCAACAACGGGGGGCGTGGCAAGCAGACCTCCCTGTTCCTGCGCGGCACCGAGTCGGATCATGTGCTGGTGCTCATCGATGGGGTGAAAGTCGGTTCCGCCACCGCGGGGCAGGCCGCCTTCCAGGATCTGCCGGTGGACCTTATCGACCGCATCGAGATCGTGCGCGGTCCACGCTCCAGCCTTTACGGTTCGGAAGCCATCGGCGGCGTCATCCAGATCTTCACGCGGCGCGGTGGCCAGGGCTTCACGCCCTCGTTCAGCATCGGCGCAGGGACCGATCACCACTACAAGGGCACGGCCAGCGTGAGTCAGCGCAACGACCACGGCTGGATCAGCCTGAGCCTGAGCCGTGAGCTGACCGACGGCTTCAACTCCTGCCGGGTCGAGGCCGCGGGCGTCGGCGGCTGCTACACCGCCGAACCCGACCGGGACGGCTACGACAACAACTCGGGCAGCCTGAATGCCGGTTACCGCTTCGGCGGCGGCACCGAGGTGGCCTTCAACTGGATGAAGACCGACGCCGAGTCGAAGTTCGACGGCAGCTACCAGAACAGCGCCAAGTCCAGCCAGGAAGTGGCGGGCCTGAAGCTCTCGGTGAAGCCGTTCGCGCCGTGGACCTCGAGCGTGTCGGTCGGGGTGAGCAAGGATCACGCGAACAACTACCTGAACGGCGTCTATGCCAGCACCTTCGACACCCAGCGCACCACCGGCACCTGGCAGAACGACCTGATGCTCGGCAAGGCGGTGACCCTGACCGTGGGGGTCGATGCGCAGCGCGACGAGATCGACAGCAGCACCGCCTACGCCGAGCGCGCGCGCGACAACACCGGCGTGTTCGCCCTCCTGCAGGCGGATGTCGGGGTGCATGAATTGCAGCTGTCGGTGCGTCGTGACGACAACGAGCAGTTCGGCCGGCACACCACCGGCTCGGTGGCCTGGGGCATGGGCCTGACGCCGGCGATCCGGCTGGTGGCCTCCTATGCCACCGCGTTCAAGGCACCCACCTTCAACGAGCTCTACTTCCCGTTCTACGGCAAGGCCGACCTGCGCCCCGAGACCTCGGATACCGTGGAACTGGGCCTGCGCGGCGAGCACGGCTGGGGGCGCTGGACGGTGAACGTGTTCGAGTCCGACGTGGAGGACCTGATCGCCTACGATGCTTCGATCTTCCTGGCCAACAACGTCGATTCGGCACGTATCCAGGGCGCCGAGGCCACGCTGGCGACCACGCTGGCGGGCATCGACGTGCGCGGCAGTCTCACCCTGCTCGATACCAGCAACGAATCCGACAACGCCTACCAGGGCAACTGGCTTGCCCGTCGCCCGGCCCAGTCGGCCCGTCTCGACCTGGATCGCGCCATCGGCCCGGTGCGTGTCGGCGCCACGGTCGTGGCCGAAGGCAAGCGCTACGACGATCTGGCCAACGAGCATCGCCTGGGCGGCTACGCCACCCTCGATCTGCGTGCCGAATACGCCTTTGCGCCGCACTGGCGCGTGCAGGCGACGCTGGGCAACGTCTTCGACAAGGCCTACGAGACGGCGCGTTTCTATCGCCAGCAAGGGCGCAACGTGTTCCTCACCCTGCGCTACGCGCCGGGGCGGTAA
- a CDS encoding FecCD family ABC transporter permease, producing MFARKRAFFILGLLCLSSVLAVLLALRAGSVGAGWGDVIAALGGHVDTTLTAVVRELRLPRAMAAFASGGLLALAGALMQVLLRNPLADPYVLGVSGGAAVGALSAIFLGWASWLVDASAFAGAFGAMVLVFGLARGDGSWTQSRLLLTGVIVAAGCGAVVVFMLVMTTDTRVQSMLFWLTGDVSGAARPWPALFVLVAGLVAILPFARDLNVLARGELGAQALGVGTRGLRVWVYVLASVLTAAAVTLVGLVGFVGLIVPHLVRLAIGNDQRLLLPAAVLAGGTLLTVADTAARTLVAPTQLPVGVLTALIGVPVFLFLLIRHPR from the coding sequence ATGTTCGCCCGCAAGAGAGCCTTCTTCATTCTCGGCCTGTTGTGCCTGAGCAGCGTGCTGGCGGTGCTCCTCGCCTTGCGCGCGGGCAGCGTCGGTGCCGGCTGGGGCGACGTGATCGCCGCGCTGGGCGGCCATGTGGATACCACCCTGACCGCCGTGGTGCGCGAACTGCGCCTGCCACGTGCGATGGCCGCCTTCGCCAGCGGCGGCCTGCTGGCCCTGGCCGGGGCGCTGATGCAGGTGCTGCTGCGCAATCCGCTGGCTGATCCCTATGTGCTGGGCGTGTCCGGCGGGGCGGCGGTGGGGGCGCTGTCGGCGATCTTCCTCGGCTGGGCGAGCTGGCTGGTGGACGCCTCGGCGTTCGCCGGGGCCTTCGGCGCCATGGTGCTGGTGTTCGGCCTGGCACGGGGCGACGGCTCCTGGACCCAGAGCCGTCTGCTGCTCACCGGGGTGATCGTGGCCGCCGGCTGTGGTGCGGTGGTGGTGTTCATGCTGGTCATGACCACCGACACCCGCGTGCAGTCCATGCTGTTCTGGCTCACCGGCGACGTCTCCGGTGCGGCCCGCCCGTGGCCGGCGCTGTTCGTGCTGGTGGCGGGCCTGGTCGCGATCCTGCCCTTCGCGCGCGACCTGAACGTGCTGGCGCGTGGCGAGCTGGGGGCGCAGGCGCTGGGGGTGGGCACGCGCGGGCTGCGGGTGTGGGTCTATGTGCTCGCCTCGGTGCTCACCGCCGCGGCGGTGACGCTGGTGGGGCTGGTGGGCTTCGTCGGCCTGATCGTGCCGCATCTGGTGCGCCTGGCAATCGGCAACGACCAGCGCCTGCTGCTGCCCGCCGCCGTCCTCGCCGGCGGCACCCTGCTCACGGTGGCCGACACCGCTGCGCGCACGCTGGTGGCGCCGACCCAGTTGCCGGTGGGTGTGCTCACCGCCCTGATCGGCGTGCCGGTGTTCCTGTTCCTGCTGATCCGCCATCCGCGATGA
- a CDS encoding ABC transporter ATP-binding protein yields MSAHPTLLEADALAVQIGERWICCDLSMRIAAGERLVLLGPNGAGKTTLLHTLAGLREAQRGSVRLLGRALADWPARELACERGVLPQRQPDWFSATVMETALVGRHPHLGRWAWEGPEDMRIATESLTRMGLEKMPERNILALSGGERQRLAIASLLAQQPALYLLDEPLSHLDLHYQMVVLDHFTRLARAGAGVVAVLHDLNLAARFADHVVLLDGHGHMVSGTADTVLRADVLSAAFGHPIRRHVIDGQVAFLLD; encoded by the coding sequence ATGAGTGCCCATCCCACCTTGCTCGAAGCCGACGCGCTGGCGGTGCAGATCGGTGAGCGCTGGATCTGCTGCGATCTGTCCATGCGCATCGCGGCGGGCGAACGCCTGGTCTTGCTGGGACCCAACGGCGCCGGCAAGACCACCTTGCTGCACACCCTGGCCGGCCTGCGCGAGGCACAGCGCGGGAGCGTGCGCCTGTTGGGGCGGGCGCTGGCCGACTGGCCGGCACGGGAGCTCGCCTGTGAGCGGGGGGTGCTGCCGCAACGCCAGCCGGACTGGTTCTCCGCCACGGTGATGGAGACCGCCCTGGTGGGTCGCCATCCGCACCTGGGGCGCTGGGCCTGGGAGGGCCCGGAAGACATGCGCATCGCCACCGAATCGCTGACGCGCATGGGGCTGGAGAAGATGCCCGAGCGCAACATCCTGGCCCTGTCCGGGGGCGAGCGCCAGCGCCTGGCCATCGCCAGCCTGCTCGCCCAGCAGCCGGCGCTGTATCTGCTCGACGAACCGCTCTCCCATCTCGACCTGCACTACCAGATGGTGGTGCTGGACCATTTCACGCGCCTGGCCCGCGCCGGTGCCGGGGTCGTCGCCGTGCTCCACGACCTGAACCTGGCGGCCCGCTTCGCCGACCACGTGGTGCTGCTCGACGGGCACGGCCACATGGTGTCGGGCACCGCCGACACGGTGTTGCGCGCCGATGTGCTCAGCGCCGCCTTCGGCCATCCGATCCGGCGCCACGTCATCGACGGCCAGGTCGCGTTCCTGCTCGATTGA
- a CDS encoding ABC transporter substrate-binding protein → MRFLVACLMLALLGVAQARAGECPRIVSQSPYLTMALQWLDRGACIVGVSRYDTFRPELPRTGGVLDPDAEVMTLLEPDLVVTSTWVDADVMALSVPRGTRVRRLGGFESMAQAERMLTDLARITGSPRADRAAGFHRAWRTRAAASGAHGERVLLLTACTGTPYSYGRRHMLGDLFQTAGFDVVDADTRVRAVRPGEAFPTLEALLAHFRPDIVFTFDRAAAERCRVVVTQANQRIVHLSGDDFLNPGPRQLDGLEALARVMHENHNDRND, encoded by the coding sequence ATGCGTTTTCTTGTTGCGTGCCTGATGCTCGCCCTGCTGGGCGTCGCCCAGGCCCGCGCGGGCGAGTGCCCGCGCATCGTCAGTCAGTCGCCCTACCTGACCATGGCGCTGCAGTGGCTGGATCGGGGAGCGTGCATCGTCGGCGTCTCCCGCTACGACACTTTCCGTCCCGAGCTGCCGCGCACCGGCGGGGTGCTCGACCCCGACGCCGAGGTGATGACGCTGCTCGAGCCCGATCTGGTGGTCACTTCCACCTGGGTCGATGCGGACGTGATGGCGCTGTCGGTGCCGCGTGGCACGCGGGTGCGGCGCCTGGGTGGCTTCGAGTCGATGGCGCAGGCCGAGCGGATGCTCACCGATCTGGCACGCATCACCGGCTCGCCCCGGGCCGACCGCGCCGCCGGCTTTCATCGCGCCTGGCGCACGCGGGCGGCGGCCAGTGGCGCTCACGGCGAGCGGGTGTTGCTGCTGACCGCGTGCACCGGCACGCCCTATTCGTACGGCCGCCGGCACATGCTCGGCGACCTGTTCCAGACGGCCGGCTTCGACGTGGTCGATGCCGACACCCGGGTGCGCGCGGTGCGTCCCGGCGAGGCCTTCCCGACCCTCGAGGCCTTGCTGGCCCACTTCCGGCCCGACATCGTCTTCACCTTCGATCGCGCTGCGGCCGAACGGTGCCGTGTCGTCGTCACGCAGGCGAATCAGCGTATTGTTCACCTGAGCGGCGACGACTTCCTCAACCCGGGCCCGCGCCAGCTCGACGGGCTCGAGGCGCTGGCCCGCGTGATGCACGAGAACCACAATGACCGAAACGACTGA
- the cobO gene encoding cob(I)yrinic acid a,c-diamide adenosyltransferase codes for MTETTDKDARHNARMARKKAVVDEKIARATREQGVLLVNTGNGKGKSSAGFGLIARALGHGQQVGVVQFIKGRSDTGEEAFWRRQPGVRWHVMGEGFTWETQDRQRDIEKAQAAWAVAREMLADAAIGLVVLDELNIALKYGYLDADTVIADLQARAPMQHAVVTGRGAPPALIDAADTVTEMRPEKHAFAAGIQAMPGMEY; via the coding sequence ATGACCGAAACGACTGACAAAGACGCGCGCCACAATGCGCGCATGGCCCGCAAGAAGGCCGTGGTGGATGAAAAAATCGCCCGCGCGACCCGCGAACAGGGCGTGCTGCTGGTCAATACCGGCAACGGCAAGGGTAAGTCGAGCGCCGGCTTCGGCCTCATCGCCCGGGCCCTCGGCCATGGCCAGCAGGTGGGGGTGGTGCAGTTCATCAAGGGCCGCTCCGATACCGGTGAGGAGGCCTTCTGGCGGCGCCAGCCGGGGGTGCGCTGGCACGTGATGGGCGAGGGCTTCACCTGGGAGACGCAGGACCGTCAGCGCGACATCGAGAAGGCGCAGGCGGCCTGGGCCGTGGCGCGCGAGATGCTCGCCGACGCGGCCATCGGCCTGGTGGTGCTCGACGAGCTCAACATCGCGCTCAAGTACGGTTATCTGGATGCGGACACCGTCATTGCCGATCTGCAGGCCCGGGCGCCGATGCAGCATGCGGTGGTGACCGGCCGCGGCGCGCCGCCGGCACTCATCGATGCCGCGGATACGGTTACCGAGATGCGCCCGGAGAAACATGCCTTCGCCGCCGGTATCCAGGCGATGCCCGGCATGGAGTATTGA
- the cobA gene encoding uroporphyrinogen-III C-methyltransferase, with protein sequence MSGSRPVQPGWVYLVGAGPGDAELLTLRADAIIRAADVVVYDNLVGDEVMARMPAGCTRIYVGKKAANHSMRQADICALLVRLAREGHRVLRLKGGDPYVFGRGGEEAETLVAAGVPFEVVPGVTAASGISAYAGIPLTHRDHAQSVVFATGHKKEGPVDLDWSALARPKQTVVIYMGVSRIAEIAAQLVAHGLPETTPAALVRRGTLPDQFVVVATLADLADKAEAASIKPPALMIIGTVVTMAPTLGWFQGG encoded by the coding sequence ATGAGTGGATCTCGCCCCGTTCAGCCCGGCTGGGTCTATCTGGTGGGCGCCGGCCCCGGCGATGCCGAGCTGCTCACCTTGCGGGCCGACGCCATCATCCGCGCGGCGGACGTGGTGGTCTACGACAACCTCGTCGGCGACGAGGTGATGGCCCGGATGCCGGCCGGATGCACACGCATCTACGTGGGCAAGAAGGCCGCCAACCACAGCATGAGGCAGGCCGACATCTGCGCCTTGCTGGTCCGGCTCGCGCGCGAGGGCCACCGGGTGCTGCGCCTCAAGGGCGGCGACCCCTACGTGTTCGGGCGCGGCGGCGAGGAGGCCGAGACGCTGGTGGCGGCGGGCGTCCCCTTCGAAGTGGTGCCGGGCGTGACCGCGGCGTCGGGCATCAGCGCCTACGCGGGCATCCCGCTCACCCACCGGGATCACGCCCAGAGCGTCGTCTTCGCCACCGGCCACAAAAAAGAAGGGCCGGTGGATCTCGACTGGTCCGCCCTGGCGCGCCCGAAGCAGACCGTGGTGATCTACATGGGCGTCTCGCGCATCGCCGAGATCGCTGCGCAGCTGGTCGCCCACGGGCTGCCCGAGACCACCCCTGCCGCCCTGGTACGCCGCGGTACGCTCCCGGACCAGTTCGTCGTCGTCGCCACCCTGGCCGACCTGGCCGACAAGGCGGAGGCCGCCAGCATCAAGCCGCCGGCGCTGATGATCATCGGCACCGTGGTGACGATGGCACCGACGCTGGGGTGGTTCCAGGGCGGCTGA
- the queC gene encoding 7-cyano-7-deazaguanine synthase QueC has translation MTETEQTPPVKRAVVLLSGGLDSATCLAIALDMGFECYALSVAYGQRHAAELSASKRVADALGAREHRLARVGLGQFGGSALTDPAIDVPTEARDEAASPIPVTYVPARNTVMLSIAMAWAEVLGAHDIFVGVNAVDYSGYPDCRPAFIQAFETMANLATKAGVEGEKLTIHAPLIEMSKAQIIRTGTALGVDYAQTVTCYQADDSGRACGRCEACKLRRAGFQEADIPDPTRYAENGNT, from the coding sequence ATGACCGAAACCGAACAGACACCTCCCGTCAAACGCGCCGTCGTGCTCCTCTCCGGCGGCCTCGACTCGGCCACCTGCCTGGCCATCGCCCTCGACATGGGCTTCGAGTGCTACGCCCTGTCCGTCGCCTACGGGCAGCGCCATGCCGCCGAGCTGTCCGCCTCGAAGCGGGTCGCCGACGCCCTTGGCGCCCGCGAACACCGGCTCGCCCGCGTGGGCCTGGGCCAGTTCGGCGGCTCCGCGCTCACCGACCCGGCCATCGACGTGCCCACCGAAGCACGCGACGAGGCCGCCAGTCCCATCCCGGTCACCTACGTACCGGCGCGCAATACCGTGATGCTCTCCATCGCCATGGCCTGGGCCGAGGTCCTCGGGGCGCACGACATCTTCGTGGGCGTCAACGCGGTGGACTACTCCGGTTATCCCGACTGCCGCCCCGCCTTCATCCAGGCCTTCGAGACCATGGCCAACCTGGCCACCAAGGCCGGCGTGGAGGGAGAGAAGCTCACCATCCACGCTCCGCTGATCGAGATGAGCAAGGCCCAGATCATCCGTACCGGCACCGCGCTGGGCGTCGACTACGCCCAGACCGTCACCTGCTATCAGGCCGACGACAGTGGCCGTGCCTGCGGCCGCTGCGAGGCCTGCAAGCTGCGCCGCGCCGGCTTTCAGGAAGCGGACATTCCCGATCCGACGCGTTACGCGGAAAACGGCAACACATAA
- the queE gene encoding 7-carboxy-7-deazaguanine synthase QueE, whose translation MRENPSVTRLRVTEIFASVQGEASRIGLPTVFVRLTGCPLRCTWCDTEYAFHGGTTMAIDEILAEVAGHGLPQVCVTGGEPLAQKACLALLSALCDAGHEVSLETSGALDIAPVDPRVARIMDLKAPGSGEADKNRWANLDHLRRDDEVKIVVADAADYRWAAEQISAHRLTDRCKVLLSPVAGALEPAALAEWIVRDRLPVRFQMQLHKILWADARGR comes from the coding sequence ATGCGTGAAAACCCTTCCGTCACCCGCCTGCGGGTGACGGAAATCTTCGCTTCCGTCCAGGGCGAGGCCAGCCGCATCGGCCTGCCCACGGTGTTCGTGCGCCTCACCGGCTGCCCCCTGCGCTGCACCTGGTGCGACACCGAATACGCCTTCCACGGCGGCACCACCATGGCGATCGACGAGATCCTCGCCGAGGTCGCCGGCCACGGTCTGCCCCAGGTGTGCGTCACCGGCGGCGAGCCACTGGCGCAGAAGGCCTGCCTGGCGCTGCTGAGCGCCCTGTGCGACGCCGGCCACGAAGTCTCCCTCGAGACCAGCGGCGCCCTCGATATCGCCCCGGTGGACCCGCGCGTCGCCCGCATCATGGACCTCAAGGCCCCCGGGTCGGGCGAAGCGGACAAGAACCGCTGGGCCAATCTCGACCACCTGCGCCGAGACGACGAAGTGAAGATCGTCGTCGCCGACGCCGCCGACTACCGCTGGGCCGCCGAGCAGATCAGCGCTCACCGGCTGACCGATCGTTGCAAGGTGCTGCTGTCCCCCGTCGCCGGCGCGCTCGAACCCGCCGCGCTGGCCGAATGGATCGTCCGCGACCGCCTGCCGGTCCGCTTCCAGATGCAGCTGCACAAGATCCTGTGGGCCGACGCACGCGGTCGTTGA
- the ybgF gene encoding tol-pal system protein YbgF: protein MARTRQWIAVLALAASLPAHAGLFDDTEARKELMRMREDYNARLQALEASSRAQLDLANQIEALKAEVARLRGDVELLGHTMESVQKRQKDFYVDLDERLRRLETGAGPAGPVDPAAESADYESALNLLKGGKYGDAAAAFDAFVAKYPSSSFLPSAHFWAGSAALQAKDINRASEHFNAVVNQWPDDPRAPDALLGVANCQRALGERKLEQKTLQGVIERYPDSAAAKSAKQRLGG, encoded by the coding sequence ATGGCGCGCACGCGCCAGTGGATCGCCGTGCTTGCGCTGGCAGCCTCGCTGCCGGCGCATGCCGGTCTGTTCGACGACACCGAAGCGCGCAAGGAACTGATGCGGATGCGGGAGGACTACAACGCCCGCCTGCAGGCGCTCGAGGCGTCTTCGCGCGCGCAGCTCGACCTGGCCAACCAGATCGAGGCGCTCAAGGCCGAAGTGGCCCGCCTGCGCGGTGACGTCGAGTTGCTCGGCCACACCATGGAGTCGGTGCAGAAGCGCCAGAAGGACTTCTACGTCGACCTGGACGAGCGCCTGCGGCGTCTCGAGACCGGCGCCGGCCCGGCCGGACCGGTGGACCCGGCGGCCGAGTCCGCCGACTACGAGTCGGCCCTGAACCTGCTCAAGGGCGGCAAGTACGGCGATGCCGCCGCGGCCTTCGACGCCTTCGTCGCCAAGTACCCGAGCAGCAGCTTCCTGCCCAGCGCCCATTTCTGGGCCGGCAGCGCCGCCCTCCAGGCCAAGGACATCAACCGCGCCTCCGAGCACTTCAACGCGGTGGTCAACCAGTGGCCGGACGATCCGCGCGCACCGGACGCCCTGCTCGGCGTCGCCAACTGCCAGCGCGCCCTGGGCGAGCGCAAGCTCGAACAGAAGACGCTTCAGGGCGTCATCGAACGCTACCCCGACAGCGCTGCCGCCAAGTCGGCGAAGCAACGCCTCGGCGGCTGA
- the pal gene encoding peptidoglycan-associated lipoprotein Pal, protein MRSTLAASFVVIGLLAGCSSTPMTQDSGAAVEDRTTPDTIPTVTPTQAAGSSLAELTDPSSPLSKRSVFFDYDSFVIRGEFMPLVEAHARFLVAHPDIKMLIQGNADERGSREYNLALGQKRADAIKKALLLLGAKEGQIEAVSLGEEKPRCTDSTEDCYAQNRRGDMLYSGEF, encoded by the coding sequence ATGCGTTCAACCCTCGCCGCCTCATTCGTAGTCATCGGCCTGCTGGCCGGTTGCTCGAGCACTCCCATGACCCAGGACAGCGGGGCGGCCGTCGAGGATCGCACGACCCCCGACACCATCCCGACGGTCACCCCCACCCAGGCCGCCGGCAGTTCCCTGGCCGAACTGACCGATCCGTCAAGCCCGCTGTCCAAGCGCAGCGTGTTCTTCGACTACGACAGCTTCGTCATCCGTGGCGAATTCATGCCGCTGGTCGAGGCCCATGCCCGTTTCCTGGTCGCCCATCCGGACATCAAGATGCTGATCCAGGGCAACGCCGACGAGCGTGGCAGCCGGGAATACAACCTCGCCCTCGGCCAGAAGCGCGCCGACGCCATCAAGAAGGCCCTGCTGCTGCTCGGCGCCAAGGAAGGCCAGATCGAAGCGGTCAGCCTCGGCGAGGAGAAGCCGCGCTGCACCGACAGCACCGAGGACTGCTACGCCCAGAACCGTCGTGGCGACATGCTCTACTCGGGTGAGTTCTGA